In Chitinophaga sp. HK235, a single window of DNA contains:
- the panD gene encoding aspartate 1-decarboxylase, giving the protein MQIEILKCKIHRAVVTEANLQYVGSITIDEDLMDAAGLIEYEKVQVVNVNNGERLETYVIKGKRGSGVICMNGPAARLVAPGDIVIIISYATMDFEEAKKYTPIAVFPKEGNKL; this is encoded by the coding sequence ATGCAAATAGAAATATTAAAGTGTAAGATCCACCGCGCGGTTGTTACAGAAGCTAACCTGCAATATGTTGGAAGCATAACAATAGATGAAGACCTGATGGACGCTGCCGGCCTGATTGAATACGAAAAAGTGCAGGTGGTAAACGTCAATAACGGCGAAAGACTGGAGACTTACGTGATCAAAGGTAAAAGAGGTTCCGGTGTAATCTGTATGAATGGCCCGGCCGCTCGTCTTGTTGCCCCAGGTGATATCGTGATTATTATTTCCTATGCCACCATGGACTTCGAAGAAGCGAAAAAATATACACCTATTGCCGTTTTCCCGAAAGAAGGAAATAAATTATAG
- the panC gene encoding pantoate--beta-alanine ligase gives MYLFKRRNDLKKHLDLVRKSNKSIGFVPTMGALHNGHLSLIQAARNENDVVVCSIFVNPTQFNDPKDFEKYPITIEEDIKKLNDASTDILFLPSVEEMYPEGLTEGEHYDFGDLETILEGKFRPGHFQGVGRIVHKLLDIVQPHKLFMGQKDLQQCLIIRKLLQITKSNVELVVCPTLRETSGLAMSSRNQRLSPAARKKAVAIYEALEKLRTEFGKGLFLLEAAHEAFDELKKQGFEPEYVDILILNDGQLRHISEPPGDHTVVAAIAAWLGEIRLIDNMVLRGSLSQKN, from the coding sequence ATGTATCTATTTAAGCGCCGCAATGACCTGAAGAAGCACCTGGACCTGGTAAGAAAAAGCAACAAAAGCATTGGTTTTGTGCCAACTATGGGCGCCCTGCACAACGGGCACCTGTCACTTATTCAGGCTGCCAGGAATGAGAATGATGTCGTCGTTTGCAGCATCTTTGTCAATCCGACACAATTCAATGACCCAAAAGATTTCGAAAAATATCCCATTACTATTGAAGAGGATATAAAAAAATTAAATGATGCATCTACAGATATACTTTTTTTACCATCTGTCGAAGAGATGTATCCGGAAGGGCTGACTGAAGGCGAGCATTACGACTTCGGCGACCTCGAAACCATTCTCGAAGGCAAATTCCGTCCCGGCCACTTCCAGGGTGTTGGTCGTATCGTACACAAATTACTGGATATTGTTCAGCCTCACAAGCTTTTTATGGGGCAAAAAGATCTGCAACAATGTTTAATTATACGTAAACTGCTGCAAATCACTAAATCCAATGTGGAACTGGTCGTGTGCCCCACCCTCCGCGAAACATCCGGCCTCGCCATGAGTAGCCGCAACCAGCGCCTCTCCCCCGCCGCCAGAAAAAAAGCCGTCGCCATCTACGAAGCGCTCGAAAAACTACGTACCGAATTTGGTAAAGGCCTCTTCCTCCTCGAAGCCGCCCACGAAGCCTTCGACGAACTCAAAAAACAAGGCTTCGAACCCGAATACGTAGACATCCTCATCCTCAATGATGGCCAGCTCCGGCATATCTCCGAACCTCCCGGTGATCATACCGTCGTAGCCGCCATCGCCGCCTGGCTCGGAGAAATAAGGCTCATCGACAATATGGTCCTCCGGGGTTCCCTCTCACAAAAGAACTAA
- a CDS encoding glycogen/starch synthase: MSTKKRILFIAQEMSPYLELSDYAAMVNKMAIKSNEAGLEVRVIMPRFGIINERRHRLHEVVRLSGINIVIDGDDYPLIIKVASLPNARLQVYFLDNEDYFKRKTVFADENEEFFDDNAARSVFFCKGALETVKKFGWPPDIIHCSGWMTSLIPMYLKTAYKKEPVFAHSKIVYSLSPNSFKEKLGASFIKKATISNQIKEKDLELFKEGTNTALNRGAGKYADAVVLAGEKVEKKVVDELKAEKGKIIVPYKKENEDLADYLALYNQLLGK; the protein is encoded by the coding sequence ATGTCCACAAAGAAAAGAATTCTTTTTATTGCCCAAGAGATGTCGCCTTACCTGGAACTGAGTGATTACGCGGCAATGGTCAATAAAATGGCAATTAAGTCCAATGAGGCCGGCCTGGAAGTGAGAGTGATCATGCCAAGATTTGGAATTATTAATGAGAGAAGACACCGCTTGCATGAGGTGGTAAGATTGTCTGGTATCAACATCGTGATTGACGGGGATGATTACCCGCTTATCATTAAAGTGGCCTCTCTGCCGAATGCCCGTTTGCAGGTATATTTCCTGGATAACGAGGATTATTTTAAGCGGAAGACCGTATTTGCTGATGAAAACGAAGAGTTTTTTGATGATAATGCGGCGCGTTCAGTATTCTTCTGTAAGGGAGCCCTGGAAACCGTTAAGAAATTCGGATGGCCTCCCGACATCATTCATTGCAGTGGCTGGATGACCTCCCTTATTCCTATGTACCTGAAAACCGCTTATAAGAAGGAGCCGGTTTTCGCCCATTCTAAAATCGTATATTCTTTATCCCCTAATAGCTTTAAGGAAAAACTGGGTGCTTCCTTTATCAAGAAGGCGACCATCAGCAACCAGATCAAGGAAAAAGACCTGGAACTCTTTAAAGAAGGCACTAATACCGCGTTGAACAGAGGAGCCGGAAAGTATGCGGACGCTGTAGTGCTGGCTGGCGAGAAGGTGGAGAAAAAAGTTGTAGATGAACTAAAGGCTGAAAAAGGTAAAATCATCGTTCCATATAAAAAAGAGAATGAGGATCTTGCTGATTACCTGGCACTTTATAATCAATTGCTTGGCAAATAA
- a CDS encoding DUF4270 family protein: MKINFRNLSFVAASFALLYGASGCNESTILGKGLIPPGDFVNAQDTTINGIIANNILRYDSSLINGFNRYEKALGSITTDPVFGKTHAFVFMQVGLPTSAFTFAGTGQTLDSVVLSLDYLGFKGDSTTSQTFRVYRMAERGFTRDSNYAYNKPLAYNPGELLGTATITPIALRDSVSVYGTKETPQLRIKLSNTFGNDLLQQKSDGAFANDSSFRAYLKGFALVPDTTSGTNRNMLYFDMNNANTKLTVFYKNSTQDSLRATFAFNNSSSGHSNFIARNYNGSEASRFINTGNASGDSILFLQSTPGLFTNLLIPNLENFPNVIINKAELVITQITVGSADMNNIFTEPANLSLVQYTGSGDSLKNVIDFNMGAQYFGGGKQTITNFGGVRVSQYAFNIGRFMQMLIKKQESNTGFKLRVVPTTFADVDRLKAGGTKLSQYNIKLRIIYTKP; this comes from the coding sequence GTGAAGATTAATTTCAGGAACCTTAGCTTTGTAGCCGCCTCTTTTGCACTGTTGTATGGCGCCTCCGGTTGCAACGAGTCTACCATCCTCGGAAAGGGATTGATCCCTCCGGGCGACTTCGTGAATGCCCAGGACACTACTATCAATGGCATCATTGCCAATAATATTCTCCGGTACGACTCCTCCCTGATCAACGGTTTCAACCGTTATGAAAAAGCCCTTGGCTCGATCACTACTGACCCCGTTTTCGGTAAAACACACGCTTTTGTATTCATGCAGGTAGGTCTGCCTACCAGCGCGTTTACCTTCGCCGGTACCGGACAGACGCTCGACTCCGTAGTGTTGTCGCTCGACTATCTGGGCTTCAAGGGAGATTCCACCACCAGTCAAACCTTCCGCGTATACAGAATGGCGGAGCGGGGATTTACAAGGGATTCCAACTACGCCTATAACAAACCGCTGGCTTACAACCCGGGTGAACTGCTGGGTACTGCCACGATAACGCCTATAGCTCTCCGTGATTCTGTATCTGTTTATGGCACTAAAGAAACACCGCAGTTACGTATCAAACTCAGTAACACGTTTGGTAACGATCTGCTGCAGCAAAAGTCTGACGGCGCTTTTGCCAACGACTCTTCTTTCCGTGCCTACCTCAAAGGATTCGCATTGGTGCCTGATACCACCTCCGGTACTAACAGGAACATGCTGTACTTTGACATGAATAACGCCAACACCAAGTTGACTGTGTTTTATAAAAACAGCACCCAGGACTCGCTCCGTGCTACTTTTGCATTTAACAACAGCAGCAGCGGGCATTCCAATTTTATTGCACGCAACTACAACGGTTCGGAAGCCAGCAGATTTATCAACACCGGTAACGCGAGTGGAGACAGTATCCTGTTTCTGCAAAGCACCCCCGGCCTGTTTACCAACCTGCTGATACCTAACCTGGAAAACTTCCCCAATGTGATCATCAACAAGGCAGAACTGGTCATCACCCAGATTACCGTTGGTTCGGCTGATATGAACAATATCTTTACTGAACCGGCCAACCTGAGCCTGGTGCAGTATACCGGCAGCGGGGACTCTCTCAAAAACGTGATCGACTTTAACATGGGAGCTCAATATTTTGGCGGTGGTAAACAAACCATCACTAATTTTGGTGGTGTACGGGTGTCCCAGTATGCTTTTAACATCGGCCGCTTCATGCAGATGCTGATCAAGAAACAGGAAAGTAATACCGGTTTTAAATTGCGGGTAGTTCCTACTACCTTTGCAGATGTTGACCGTCTTAAAGCGGGAGGTACTAAATTATCACAGTATAATATTAAATTGCGAATCATTTATACCAAACCATAA
- the metK gene encoding methionine adenosyltransferase yields MPYLFTSESVSEGHPDKVADQISDALIDHFLAYDPSSKVACETLVTTGQVVLAGEVKSEAYLDVQDIAREVIRKIGYTKSEYMFEANSCGIFSAIHEQSPDINQGVERKAPEEQGAGDQGMMFGYATRETDNYMPLALDLAHKLLLELAALRRENKDITYLRPDAKSQVTIEYSDDNKPVRIDTIVISTQHDDFGPDDEMLAKIKADMINILIPRVKAKLKPELQQLFDGYDIQHHINPTGKFVIGGPHGDTGLTGRKIIVDTYGGKGAHGGGAFSGKDPSKVDRSAAYATRHIAKNLVAAGVCDEVLVQVSYAIGVAKPCGVYVNTYGTGKVKMKDGEIAKKVEEIFDLRPYAIEQRLKLRNPIYSDTAAYGHMGREPKVVTKVFNKGKKNEKSVEVELFTWEKLDYVDKVKAAFGL; encoded by the coding sequence ATGCCTTATCTTTTTACGTCTGAATCTGTTTCAGAAGGACACCCCGATAAAGTAGCCGATCAGATTTCTGATGCACTGATCGATCATTTTCTGGCATATGATCCATCATCCAAAGTAGCTTGTGAAACCCTTGTAACTACCGGACAGGTTGTACTGGCAGGTGAAGTTAAATCAGAGGCTTACCTGGACGTACAGGACATCGCCCGCGAAGTAATTCGCAAAATTGGATATACCAAGAGTGAATATATGTTTGAAGCCAATTCCTGTGGTATCTTTTCTGCTATCCATGAGCAGTCTCCGGATATCAATCAGGGAGTTGAGCGTAAAGCACCTGAAGAGCAGGGCGCCGGCGACCAGGGTATGATGTTTGGTTACGCTACCCGCGAAACTGACAACTATATGCCGCTGGCACTGGACCTCGCACACAAACTGTTGCTGGAACTGGCTGCACTGCGCAGAGAAAACAAAGATATTACCTATCTGCGTCCTGATGCAAAATCACAGGTAACCATCGAATACTCTGATGACAACAAACCTGTAAGGATTGATACCATCGTGATCTCCACTCAGCACGACGACTTCGGTCCTGATGATGAAATGCTGGCGAAGATTAAAGCCGATATGATCAATATCCTGATCCCTCGCGTAAAAGCCAAGCTGAAACCAGAGCTGCAGCAACTGTTTGACGGATACGATATCCAGCATCATATCAACCCAACCGGTAAATTTGTGATCGGTGGTCCTCACGGTGATACCGGCCTCACTGGTCGTAAAATCATCGTAGATACCTACGGTGGTAAAGGTGCTCACGGTGGTGGTGCTTTCTCCGGTAAAGATCCTTCCAAAGTAGACCGTTCTGCTGCCTATGCTACCCGTCATATCGCCAAAAACCTGGTAGCTGCAGGTGTTTGCGACGAAGTACTGGTACAGGTGTCTTACGCAATCGGTGTTGCCAAACCATGCGGTGTTTACGTTAATACCTATGGCACTGGCAAAGTAAAAATGAAGGATGGTGAGATTGCGAAAAAAGTAGAAGAAATCTTTGATCTGCGTCCTTACGCTATCGAGCAAAGACTGAAACTGCGCAATCCTATCTACAGTGATACTGCTGCCTATGGCCACATGGGCCGCGAACCTAAAGTGGTGACCAAAGTCTTCAACAAAGGAAAGAAAAACGAGAAATCCGTAGAGGTAGAACTGTTTACCTGGGAAAAACTCGACTACGTAGATAAAGTAAAAGCTGCTTTCGGACTTTAA
- a CDS encoding polysaccharide deacetylase family protein: MHIAKKIFYQTIRLANLSLLKKSSGNRLLLPYHHLVSDEQVPHVKHLYPYKGIKAFQEDLDYLLRHFRPVGLQEVLKSIQEQQPLPSNAFLLTFDDGLKEVSEVIAPLLLRKGIPAVFFLNTAFLDNQELFYRFKISLIIDALFQQPHSGALQAEMARILALPSTPDLQQLVQAVKGITYKKRNLTDELGTAMDLSFDTYLRKQQPFMSTAQVQQLVEQGFAIGGHSIDHPYYKELSLEEMLHQTTASVNVLAERFKLPYKVFAFPHSDAGIPAVFFDRLLKGPQPALDLIFGTNNQRTDIYPEILHRFNCERPEISITAAVKGILFYNYWQRRKGKAAIHRQQV, encoded by the coding sequence ATGCATATTGCCAAGAAAATTTTCTACCAGACAATTCGGTTGGCCAACTTATCCCTGTTAAAAAAAAGTAGCGGCAACCGGTTATTGTTACCCTATCACCACCTGGTAAGCGATGAACAGGTACCACATGTCAAACACCTGTATCCCTATAAAGGCATAAAAGCCTTTCAGGAAGATCTTGACTACCTGCTGCGTCACTTTCGTCCTGTTGGCCTGCAGGAGGTGCTGAAAAGTATACAAGAACAGCAACCCCTTCCCTCCAATGCTTTCCTGCTTACCTTTGATGATGGACTGAAAGAAGTATCGGAAGTGATTGCCCCGCTGTTGTTGCGTAAGGGGATACCGGCCGTTTTTTTTCTGAACACGGCATTTCTGGATAACCAGGAACTCTTCTACCGGTTTAAAATCAGTCTGATTATTGACGCATTGTTTCAACAGCCCCACAGCGGTGCATTGCAAGCCGAAATGGCGCGCATCCTGGCTTTACCATCCACACCAGACCTGCAACAGCTGGTCCAGGCAGTGAAGGGGATCACTTACAAAAAACGAAACCTCACTGATGAGCTGGGGACAGCCATGGATCTCTCTTTCGATACCTACCTGCGCAAACAGCAGCCGTTTATGAGTACCGCCCAGGTGCAACAGCTGGTGGAACAAGGTTTCGCTATCGGAGGGCATAGTATCGATCATCCTTATTACAAAGAGTTGTCACTGGAGGAAATGCTACACCAGACGACAGCATCGGTGAACGTACTGGCGGAGCGGTTTAAGTTGCCCTATAAAGTATTTGCGTTCCCGCATTCAGATGCCGGTATTCCCGCGGTGTTTTTTGACAGGCTGCTGAAAGGTCCTCAGCCCGCGCTGGACCTTATTTTTGGTACCAACAACCAACGAACAGACATATACCCTGAAATATTACACCGTTTTAATTGTGAGCGTCCGGAAATAAGTATAACTGCAGCAGTGAAAGGTATCCTGTTTTACAACTACTGGCAGCGGAGAAAAGGAAAGGCTGCAATACACCGGCAGCAAGTATGA
- a CDS encoding PKD domain-containing protein: MKNRTNLKTFSGIILALFILIPFVCWAQGDQTAIKVKVTPSGMTTNAWLHLPDDYSTTNTNYPLIIFLHGLGEGGTDINAVLGQGLPKAIANGAKMNFTVGGKSYKFIVVSPQIEGGWAKDFMVQAVLEDIKARYRVDVSRVYLTGLSAGGYGTWNYVTSSKAYADNIAAIVPVSPAAISAEQANSLCNTIVAAGVPVWSFAGSGSSDAAFLSNMQSYEQKYNSCNPDVKAVSRIVYGSGHDAGTWDKVYNPGHTYQQPNIYEWMLQFTNKSVTQPVNHPPVIVLAKSSISVKTPVSTILLDGTASYAPNSRITKYRWEKISGPSQGVLISPDAASVTLSSPVVGSYVLSLTVTNAQGVSSTANATVTVNATGSSVGCNCKHVIQPGPGGGIYSDGNQRNVQPGDTICIPAGNYPYIQFFNYKGSPEKPLVFINCGGQVRVGDGGNYGLIFNHSQYFKVTGSGSDDKYGFYIDGVGKLLSSGLAMGKGCTDYEAERIEVARASAGVLAKINPDCDPINQYPNFAIRNLSFHDLYVHDIGGEGLYIGHTLPNGIDVTCSDGSVIHVLPPRIYNLKIYNVTTRNTGWDGIQVASAPEGVEIFNNEVYNFGTENKGSQQAGIIMGGESRGVIYDNKVIKGTGNAIEVFGTGLTKVYNNIISDCGWDGTATGQDAIFVDDRPTRNNYKPLQVYLLNNTVVNSRRSGIMILSTYGTVGTDNLLYNNLIVGGGSSVSGDRGFVNIMKGIEYKSSNNLYLANAGVAGFRDAPEKDFHLVAGSPAVDKGMDLTSYGITSDFDGDVRPYNRIFDVGADEYSGETPGNRPPVARAGNNISITLPVNAVQLDGSASSDPDGIIISYQWEKAGGPAATIESPASARTTVSGLVVGSYTFELTVTDNKGITAKDRVTVTVYPEGHKSPVANAGRSMTITLPASAVKLDGSASYSPDGQLVKYFWQRIFGDVAAQIISADKDIAFVTGLVKGIYEFMLTVTDDKGENATATVTLTVLDDNDHSSRRIVLFPNPSSDFLQLRLDEVLTDNISVHIYSITGQLIQTYTFKQGTTVQEQLDIRKLVQGIYMLQITNGKDFNETIKFVKS, from the coding sequence GTGAAAAACCGAACTAATCTTAAGACGTTCTCTGGGATCATACTGGCATTATTTATCCTTATACCATTTGTATGTTGGGCCCAGGGTGACCAGACAGCCATTAAAGTAAAAGTTACGCCTTCCGGAATGACTACCAACGCCTGGCTTCATCTGCCAGATGATTACTCCACCACCAATACAAATTATCCCCTGATTATTTTCCTGCACGGACTGGGGGAAGGAGGAACGGACATCAATGCGGTATTGGGGCAGGGGCTTCCCAAAGCCATTGCCAACGGGGCTAAAATGAATTTTACAGTAGGCGGAAAATCGTACAAGTTTATCGTGGTGTCGCCACAGATAGAAGGCGGCTGGGCCAAAGACTTTATGGTACAGGCTGTGCTGGAAGATATAAAAGCGAGGTATCGTGTTGATGTCTCCAGGGTTTATCTTACCGGCTTAAGTGCCGGCGGCTATGGCACCTGGAACTATGTAACCAGCAGTAAGGCTTATGCAGACAACATTGCAGCTATCGTTCCGGTATCTCCGGCGGCTATCTCCGCCGAACAGGCCAACAGCCTTTGCAATACCATTGTGGCAGCTGGTGTGCCGGTATGGTCTTTTGCCGGCAGTGGCAGCAGTGATGCCGCATTTTTATCCAATATGCAGTCTTATGAACAGAAATACAACAGCTGTAACCCTGATGTAAAGGCTGTTTCCAGGATTGTTTATGGTAGTGGCCACGATGCCGGTACCTGGGATAAAGTATACAATCCCGGTCACACCTACCAGCAGCCCAACATCTACGAATGGATGCTGCAATTCACCAATAAAAGCGTTACACAACCTGTCAATCATCCTCCGGTAATAGTACTCGCCAAGAGCAGCATCAGCGTGAAAACGCCTGTAAGTACCATACTGCTCGACGGAACGGCATCCTATGCGCCTAACAGCAGGATCACCAAATACCGCTGGGAAAAGATATCAGGACCTTCGCAAGGAGTGTTGATCTCTCCGGATGCGGCCTCCGTAACGCTGAGCAGCCCGGTAGTAGGTAGTTATGTGCTAAGTCTCACCGTTACCAACGCACAGGGTGTATCCAGCACCGCCAACGCCACTGTAACGGTAAATGCCACCGGTTCTTCTGTAGGCTGCAACTGTAAACATGTGATCCAGCCCGGCCCGGGAGGAGGTATCTACAGCGATGGGAACCAACGGAATGTACAACCCGGTGATACCATCTGTATACCTGCAGGTAACTATCCCTACATACAGTTCTTTAATTATAAAGGCTCTCCCGAAAAACCGCTGGTATTCATCAATTGCGGAGGACAGGTAAGGGTGGGGGACGGGGGGAATTACGGATTGATCTTTAACCATTCGCAGTATTTTAAAGTAACCGGTTCCGGCAGCGACGATAAGTACGGTTTTTATATCGACGGTGTAGGAAAACTCCTCAGTAGCGGACTGGCCATGGGCAAAGGATGTACCGACTATGAAGCAGAAAGGATTGAAGTAGCCAGAGCATCTGCCGGCGTCCTCGCCAAAATCAACCCCGATTGTGACCCTATCAACCAATACCCCAACTTCGCTATCCGCAACCTCAGTTTTCACGATCTTTATGTACATGATATAGGTGGAGAAGGTCTCTATATAGGACATACACTTCCCAACGGCATAGATGTTACCTGCAGCGATGGCAGCGTTATTCATGTCCTGCCTCCCCGTATCTATAATCTGAAAATATATAACGTCACCACCCGGAATACAGGATGGGACGGGATTCAGGTGGCCTCCGCGCCGGAAGGCGTGGAAATATTCAACAACGAAGTATACAATTTCGGGACAGAAAATAAGGGCAGCCAGCAAGCTGGTATCATTATGGGTGGAGAATCCCGTGGTGTGATCTATGATAACAAGGTGATCAAAGGAACCGGTAATGCCATTGAAGTATTTGGTACCGGCCTGACTAAAGTCTACAACAACATCATCAGCGATTGCGGCTGGGACGGCACTGCCACCGGGCAGGACGCCATTTTTGTGGATGACAGGCCTACCCGTAATAATTACAAACCCCTGCAGGTATATCTGTTGAATAATACTGTTGTCAACTCCAGACGAAGCGGTATTATGATATTAAGTACCTACGGTACTGTAGGCACAGACAACCTCCTGTATAATAATCTGATCGTGGGTGGTGGCTCTTCTGTTAGTGGTGACAGAGGATTTGTCAATATTATGAAAGGGATAGAGTACAAATCGTCCAACAATCTTTACCTGGCCAATGCAGGAGTCGCTGGCTTCAGAGATGCGCCGGAAAAGGATTTTCACCTGGTGGCAGGATCCCCGGCCGTTGATAAAGGAATGGACCTGACCAGCTATGGTATTACTTCAGACTTCGACGGGGATGTAAGGCCCTACAACAGAATATTTGATGTGGGCGCAGATGAATATAGCGGAGAAACACCAGGCAACAGGCCACCAGTGGCCAGAGCCGGCAACAATATTTCCATCACCCTGCCGGTAAATGCTGTACAGCTGGATGGTTCAGCTTCTTCAGACCCGGATGGTATCATTATCTCCTATCAATGGGAAAAGGCAGGTGGCCCTGCTGCTACGATCGAATCACCCGCCAGTGCGAGAACAACGGTTAGTGGTCTGGTGGTGGGGAGTTATACCTTTGAACTGACAGTTACAGACAATAAAGGGATAACAGCCAAAGATCGTGTAACCGTTACCGTATATCCCGAAGGACATAAATCACCCGTGGCCAATGCGGGCAGAAGTATGACCATCACCTTGCCGGCAAGCGCTGTAAAACTGGATGGATCTGCATCCTATAGCCCTGATGGACAGCTGGTAAAATATTTCTGGCAGCGTATTTTCGGAGATGTAGCTGCACAGATTATCTCTGCTGATAAGGACATTGCCTTTGTAACAGGGTTAGTAAAAGGAATATATGAATTTATGTTGACCGTAACGGACGACAAAGGGGAAAACGCTACCGCCACCGTAACGCTTACGGTGCTGGATGATAATGACCATAGTTCACGAAGGATCGTGTTATTCCCCAATCCCTCTTCTGATTTCCTGCAGCTTAGGTTAGACGAAGTCCTCACAGATAATATCTCGGTACATATTTACAGTATTACCGGTCAGCTGATCCAAACGTATACCTTTAAGCAGGGCACAACGGTACAGGAACAACTCGATATCCGTAAGCTTGTTCAAGGCATATACATGCTGCAGATCACCAATGGAAAAGATTTTAATGAAACAATCAAATTTGTAAAATCCTGA
- a CDS encoding acyltransferase encodes MKIYFKNLDGIRFIAALLVILHHAQFFKSHFKVDAFPFLNEAFVSTGRIGVNLFFVLSGFLISYLLLSEQAQTGTINFKNFYVRRILRIWPLYLAYGIGLTLIAPFMFKALHLPATTDWLVIGTNLFFLLLFAVNIQLAFFPYNNGIVEITWSVCIEEQFYLLWPLLLIFFRKRLKTLFIILIGLGFISKLFCVIVPLYYNVSTTHLLETSYLLLFDKLELFGTGMLAAYILFHREAYTNFLRKGFSKSLQWLMLIITVLVAFSVLKIPVVSKYYFDHFIHAALFGYLMLAAVSENSILNLEQPVFKTLGKISYGIYMFHTPICQLLMMGFQRIFGAQKSVLIYELLYPVACVMITCIIAYFSYEWYEKRFLSMKQKYALVKTRI; translated from the coding sequence ATGAAAATTTACTTTAAAAATCTGGATGGCATCAGGTTTATAGCAGCACTGCTGGTTATTCTGCACCATGCACAATTTTTTAAATCGCATTTTAAGGTAGATGCGTTTCCCTTTCTCAACGAGGCTTTCGTAAGCACCGGGCGGATAGGTGTAAATCTCTTCTTTGTATTAAGCGGGTTCCTGATCAGTTATCTGCTGTTGAGTGAACAGGCGCAAACAGGCACTATTAATTTTAAAAACTTCTATGTCCGCAGGATACTCCGTATATGGCCGCTCTACCTGGCCTACGGCATAGGACTGACCCTGATCGCGCCCTTTATGTTTAAGGCGCTGCATCTCCCTGCGACTACTGACTGGCTGGTGATAGGGACCAATCTCTTTTTCCTGCTGCTCTTTGCGGTCAATATACAGCTGGCCTTTTTTCCCTACAACAATGGTATTGTGGAAATAACCTGGTCTGTTTGTATAGAAGAACAGTTTTATCTGCTCTGGCCACTGCTGCTGATATTTTTCCGCAAGCGGCTCAAAACATTATTTATTATTCTGATAGGCCTGGGTTTTATCAGCAAATTGTTTTGTGTGATAGTGCCTTTATATTACAACGTATCCACCACTCATCTGCTGGAAACAAGTTATCTGCTGCTGTTCGACAAACTGGAGCTTTTTGGTACCGGTATGCTGGCAGCTTATATCTTATTTCACCGGGAAGCATATACGAATTTTCTGCGCAAGGGCTTCAGCAAATCCCTTCAGTGGTTGATGCTCATCATCACAGTGCTGGTGGCATTTTCTGTTTTAAAAATACCGGTGGTGAGCAAATACTATTTTGATCATTTCATCCACGCCGCACTATTCGGATATCTCATGCTGGCCGCAGTTTCGGAGAACAGTATCTTAAACCTGGAGCAGCCGGTGTTCAAAACACTGGGTAAAATCTCCTATGGCATCTATATGTTCCATACACCTATCTGTCAATTGCTGATGATGGGGTTTCAGCGGATTTTCGGGGCGCAAAAATCTGTTCTGATTTATGAGTTGTTATATCCGGTAGCCTGTGTGATGATCACCTGTATTATCGCCTATTTCAGCTATGAATGGTATGAGAAGCGCTTCCTGAGTATGAAGCAGAAATATGCACTGGTGAAAACAAGAATATAA